Proteins from a genomic interval of Kribbella aluminosa:
- the pdxR gene encoding MocR-like pyridoxine biosynthesis transcription factor PdxR has translation MRTSSGAGELLVELHRDNGVPLHQQLESAIRTRIRAGLLRAETVMPSTRALAQDLSLSRGVVVEAYQQLVAEGYLISRGGGYTLVADIAVVSPTHSIATPAGPPRIDFRYSRPDVSQFPRAAWLRSVRRVLNETPNRSFAYLDGRGTIELRTALSDYLNRVRGTAARPDNMMICNGFAQGSRLLLQVLAAAGLRRLAVEDPSDNDLREVAAAVGLEAVGVPVLASGVDVEALERSGADAVLVTAAHQFPTGAVTSAETRAALVAWAGRGDRLVIEDDYDAEYRYDREPIGALQGLAPDRVAYAGTASKTLAPGLRLGWLILPAWLVEPMTRAKLMDDRGSPVLDQLAFADFVARGEFDRHLRRMRPRYRELRDTLVERLAARVPELEPVGVSAGLHVMTWLPPGLGEGALQEAALERGLGVYGLAPYWLAGDGPAGLVFGYGSLNRSEVVEGIDLLADAIRAL, from the coding sequence ATGAGGACCAGTTCCGGAGCCGGCGAACTCCTGGTCGAGCTGCACCGGGACAACGGCGTACCACTGCACCAGCAGCTCGAGAGCGCGATCCGCACCAGGATCCGGGCCGGCCTGCTGCGCGCCGAGACCGTGATGCCGTCCACGCGGGCGCTCGCGCAGGACCTCAGCCTGTCCCGCGGCGTGGTCGTCGAGGCGTACCAGCAGCTCGTCGCCGAGGGCTACCTGATCAGCCGGGGCGGCGGCTACACGCTGGTCGCGGACATCGCGGTGGTCTCCCCGACGCACTCGATCGCCACGCCGGCCGGACCGCCGCGGATCGACTTCCGCTACAGCCGCCCGGACGTGTCGCAGTTCCCGCGCGCCGCCTGGCTCCGGTCCGTCCGCCGGGTGCTCAACGAGACGCCGAACCGCAGCTTCGCGTACCTCGACGGTCGCGGCACGATCGAGCTGCGGACGGCGCTGTCCGACTATCTCAACCGGGTTCGCGGTACGGCGGCCCGCCCGGACAACATGATGATCTGCAACGGGTTCGCGCAGGGCTCGCGGCTGTTGCTGCAGGTACTGGCGGCCGCAGGGCTGCGTCGGCTCGCGGTCGAGGATCCCTCCGACAACGACCTCCGCGAGGTCGCGGCGGCCGTCGGTCTGGAGGCTGTCGGCGTACCGGTGCTGGCATCCGGGGTCGACGTGGAGGCGCTGGAGCGGTCCGGGGCGGACGCGGTGCTGGTGACGGCGGCGCACCAGTTCCCGACCGGGGCGGTGACCTCGGCGGAGACCCGGGCGGCGCTCGTGGCGTGGGCGGGTCGCGGCGACCGGTTGGTGATCGAGGACGACTACGACGCGGAGTACCGGTACGACCGGGAACCGATCGGTGCGCTGCAGGGTCTCGCGCCGGATCGGGTGGCGTACGCCGGGACCGCGAGCAAGACGCTGGCGCCGGGGCTGCGGCTCGGGTGGCTGATCCTGCCGGCCTGGTTGGTGGAGCCGATGACGCGGGCGAAGCTGATGGACGATCGTGGGTCGCCGGTGCTGGATCAGCTGGCGTTCGCGGACTTCGTCGCGCGCGGCGAGTTCGACCGGCATCTGCGGCGGATGCGGCCGCGCTACCGGGAGCTGCGGGACACGCTGGTCGAGCGGCTGGCGGCGCGGGTTCCGGAGCTGGAGCCGGTCGGGGTGTCGGCCGGGCTGCATGTGATGACCTGGCTGCCGCCGGGGCTCGGCGAGGGGGCGCTGCAGGAGGCAGCGCTGGAGCGCGGACTCGGGGTGTACGGGCTGGCGCCGTACTGGCTGGCCGGGGACGGACCTGCTGGGCTGGTCTTCGGCTACGGGTCACTGAACCGGAGCGAGGTTGTGGAGGGCATCGACCTGCTCGCGGACGCGATCCGGGCGCTATGA
- the thiS gene encoding sulfur carrier protein ThiS translates to MESVWVNGTAVDGPAGKSVAELVAEFSDRSTGIAVAVNQNVLTRTEWAQTTVRPGDRVEIVSATQGG, encoded by the coding sequence ATGGAGTCCGTCTGGGTGAACGGCACGGCGGTCGACGGGCCGGCCGGGAAGTCGGTGGCCGAGCTGGTCGCGGAGTTCTCCGACCGGAGCACCGGGATCGCGGTCGCGGTGAATCAGAACGTGCTGACCAGGACCGAGTGGGCGCAGACCACGGTGCGCCCGGGCGACCGGGTCGAGATCGTCAGCGCGACGCAGGGAGGCTGA
- a CDS encoding rhodanese-like domain-containing protein, whose amino-acid sequence MSAVLRTAAAAPDVAVAHFAARLTFEVDAADVAADIGAGVTGWVLIDSRSQESWDQGHVPGAIHLPHREITERTAADVVPDGATVVTYCWGPGCNAATQAALAFARLGYPVKEMIGGYEYWVREGGPIETVTGIERRASDPLAAPDGVACAC is encoded by the coding sequence ATGAGTGCCGTACTGCGGACCGCTGCCGCCGCGCCGGACGTCGCCGTCGCCCACTTCGCCGCCCGGCTGACGTTCGAGGTGGACGCGGCCGACGTCGCCGCGGACATCGGCGCCGGCGTGACAGGCTGGGTGCTGATCGACAGCCGCAGCCAGGAGAGCTGGGACCAGGGCCACGTACCTGGTGCGATCCACCTGCCGCACCGCGAGATCACCGAGCGTACGGCGGCGGACGTCGTACCGGACGGGGCCACCGTGGTGACGTACTGCTGGGGTCCGGGATGCAACGCCGCGACGCAGGCGGCGCTGGCGTTCGCGCGGCTCGGGTACCCGGTGAAGGAGATGATCGGCGGCTACGAGTACTGGGTGCGTGAAGGCGGGCCGATCGAGACCGTGACCGGGATCGAGCGGCGCGCGTCGGACCCGCTGGCCGCGCCCGACGGCGTCGCCTGCGCGTGCTGA
- a CDS encoding GNAT family N-acetyltransferase, with translation MIAAARIDTLMNHGWPAADSTELDGWVVRRNAGVTLRANSVLPKRAPFDLGKALDYVENLYAAHDIAPSFQVGPAAQPGDLDDRLAARGYELRNPTLVMGAELADVLANLGEPAEQLGPVNISAAPDDSWMDFWWAVDGRGGSAAQAAARQILNRARALYAVIPSGQPVQAIGRLALVDDWAGLYCLAVDPKHRRQGLAQAVIHGLLQQASTLGVVRVWLQVVESNAPARALYDRLGFRTVSRYHYRVKG, from the coding sequence GTGATCGCCGCAGCTCGTATCGACACCCTGATGAACCACGGCTGGCCCGCCGCCGACAGCACCGAGCTGGACGGCTGGGTGGTCCGCCGCAACGCCGGGGTCACCCTGCGCGCGAACTCCGTCCTGCCCAAGCGTGCACCGTTCGACCTCGGCAAAGCCTTGGACTACGTCGAGAACCTGTACGCCGCGCACGACATCGCGCCGTCCTTCCAGGTCGGTCCGGCGGCCCAGCCCGGCGACCTCGACGACCGGCTCGCGGCCCGCGGGTACGAGCTCCGGAACCCGACGCTGGTGATGGGCGCCGAGCTCGCCGACGTCCTCGCAAACCTCGGCGAACCGGCTGAGCAGCTTGGGCCGGTGAATATATCCGCGGCGCCCGACGACTCCTGGATGGATTTCTGGTGGGCCGTCGACGGCCGCGGCGGATCCGCCGCGCAGGCCGCCGCGCGGCAGATCCTGAACCGGGCCCGTGCGCTGTACGCGGTGATCCCGTCCGGGCAACCCGTGCAGGCGATCGGCCGGCTCGCGCTGGTCGACGACTGGGCCGGCCTGTACTGCCTGGCCGTTGACCCGAAGCACCGCCGTCAGGGGCTTGCGCAGGCGGTCATCCACGGCTTGTTGCAGCAGGCAAGCACTTTGGGGGTCGTCCGGGTCTGGCTGCAGGTCGTCGAGAGCAACGCGCCGGCTCGGGCTCTCTACGACCGCCTCGGATTCCGGACCGTCTCGCGCTACCACTACCGCGTCAAAGGGTGA
- a CDS encoding tetratricopeptide repeat protein, with translation MTTELTPELAATIHEGFSRRDRANMGPTIAFFEKLLGEHPDNPYVLYEVGGSYDTAGQEETAVGYYERALPGLTGETRRKCLLQYGSTLRNLGRFDESLDLFKKACAEYPESDSLRVFKALTLQAAGHQDKALATLLLVIADKVDSAEIKRYEAAIRGNADYLADR, from the coding sequence GTGACGACTGAGCTGACGCCGGAACTGGCCGCGACGATCCACGAAGGGTTCTCGCGGCGGGACCGGGCGAACATGGGGCCGACGATCGCGTTCTTCGAGAAGCTGCTCGGCGAGCACCCGGACAACCCGTACGTGCTCTACGAGGTCGGCGGGTCGTACGACACCGCCGGGCAGGAGGAGACCGCGGTCGGGTACTACGAGCGCGCGCTGCCCGGGCTGACCGGGGAGACCCGCCGCAAGTGCCTGCTGCAGTACGGCAGCACGCTGCGGAACCTCGGCCGCTTCGACGAGTCGCTGGACCTGTTCAAGAAGGCGTGCGCGGAGTACCCGGAATCGGACTCGCTGCGGGTGTTCAAGGCGCTCACGCTGCAGGCCGCCGGCCACCAGGACAAGGCGCTCGCCACGCTGCTGCTGGTGATCGCCGACAAGGTCGACTCGGCCGAGATCAAGCGCTACGAGGCCGCGATCCGCGGCAACGCGGACTACCTGGCCGACCGCTAG
- a CDS encoding DUF6807 family protein has translation MGRTPKDSITIADVARVAEVSRATVSRVMNGRLSVAPEIVARVRAAAKQLNYRPSDLARSLSLGRTNMVALVVPDLGNPLFQQILRGITNASAAAGYRVLVAETDEDPQAEAAIAIEARRRCDALIMVSPRMDQERLVELLPQVQPVILVNRQGPAEVASVVVDYGRAVRIVVDHLVGLGHRRLAFLSGPAASASNTLRLQALEVAEREIPGLDLVRLECGRSIEDGYAAVERVLDSQATAVVAFNDLVAFGLLARLNEVGVAVPADLSVTGMDDIGLARFAVPSLTTVRVPQKDLGELAWQRLLASITGPSDAVDDVPELRLAVRASTGPVPQEPRSAVSDDRIGWQQQGDIFELGSSAGLLARYEFGRRMPQVHAPRPYLHPVRTLGGHPLTQVSPVDHRHHYGVSLAVAQVNGTSHWGGRTYVRGQGPTLLTNHGQQRSRGVTINDRELIDDITWYDEQGRPQLVERRSLAGDLAFGGWRLDWRSVLTARYGTIRIDSPATTGRDGAAYGGIFWRLPLAETTVLSADGDGLEVASSPWIAFVQGDVSLLLVQPEQVRPWFLRVSQYVGVCPALAWDEPLVLQPNQELTLSLTAVLLDRSLDAAEAKRLAGQL, from the coding sequence GTGGGCCGGACACCGAAGGACAGCATCACGATCGCCGACGTCGCACGGGTGGCCGAGGTGTCGCGGGCGACCGTGTCCCGGGTGATGAACGGCCGCCTCAGTGTCGCACCCGAGATCGTCGCCCGGGTGCGGGCCGCCGCGAAGCAGCTGAACTACCGCCCGAGCGACCTGGCCCGGAGCCTGTCGCTGGGCCGGACGAACATGGTCGCGCTGGTCGTCCCGGACCTCGGCAACCCGCTGTTCCAGCAGATCCTCCGCGGCATCACCAACGCCTCGGCGGCGGCCGGGTACAGGGTGCTGGTCGCCGAGACCGACGAGGACCCGCAGGCCGAGGCGGCGATCGCGATCGAGGCCCGGCGGCGCTGTGACGCGTTGATCATGGTCTCGCCGCGGATGGACCAGGAGCGGCTGGTCGAGCTGCTCCCGCAGGTGCAGCCGGTCATCCTCGTCAACCGCCAGGGCCCGGCGGAGGTCGCGTCGGTGGTGGTCGACTACGGCCGCGCCGTCCGGATCGTCGTGGATCACCTGGTCGGGCTCGGGCATCGCCGGCTCGCCTTCCTGTCCGGGCCGGCCGCGTCCGCGTCGAACACGTTGCGGCTGCAGGCGCTCGAGGTCGCCGAGCGAGAGATCCCGGGGCTGGACCTCGTCCGGCTGGAGTGCGGCAGGTCGATCGAGGACGGGTACGCCGCGGTCGAACGGGTGCTCGACTCGCAGGCGACGGCGGTGGTCGCGTTCAACGATCTGGTCGCGTTCGGGCTGCTGGCGCGGCTCAACGAGGTCGGCGTCGCCGTACCGGCGGATCTGTCGGTGACCGGGATGGACGATATCGGGCTGGCGCGGTTCGCCGTACCGTCGCTGACGACCGTTCGGGTGCCCCAGAAGGATCTCGGGGAGTTGGCCTGGCAGCGGTTGCTGGCGTCGATCACGGGGCCTTCGGACGCGGTGGACGACGTACCGGAGCTGCGGCTGGCGGTGCGGGCGAGCACCGGTCCGGTGCCGCAGGAGCCGCGGTCCGCGGTGTCGGACGACCGGATCGGGTGGCAGCAGCAGGGTGACATCTTCGAGCTGGGGAGTTCCGCGGGACTGCTCGCCCGGTACGAGTTCGGCCGGCGGATGCCGCAGGTGCACGCGCCGCGCCCGTACCTGCATCCGGTCCGGACGCTCGGCGGGCACCCGCTGACGCAGGTCAGCCCGGTCGACCACCGGCACCACTACGGCGTCTCGCTCGCGGTCGCGCAGGTCAACGGCACGTCGCACTGGGGCGGGCGCACGTATGTCCGCGGCCAGGGCCCGACCCTGCTGACGAACCACGGTCAGCAGCGCAGCCGGGGCGTGACCATCAACGATCGCGAACTGATCGACGACATCACCTGGTACGACGAGCAAGGCCGCCCGCAGCTGGTCGAACGCCGGAGCCTCGCGGGCGACCTGGCGTTCGGCGGCTGGCGCCTCGACTGGCGGAGCGTGCTCACCGCCCGGTACGGCACGATCCGGATCGACAGTCCGGCGACGACCGGCCGCGACGGAGCGGCGTACGGCGGGATCTTCTGGCGACTGCCTCTGGCGGAAACGACAGTCCTGAGTGCGGATGGTGACGGGCTGGAGGTGGCGTCCAGCCCGTGGATCGCGTTCGTACAGGGCGATGTCAGCCTGCTGCTCGTGCAGCCCGAGCAGGTACGGCCGTGGTTCCTGCGGGTTTCGCAGTACGTCGGCGTGTGCCCGGCGCTGGCGTGGGACGAGCCGTTGGTGCTGCAACCGAACCAGGAGCTGACCTTGTCGCTGACCGCAGTACTCCTGGATCGGTCACTGGATGCGGCAGAGGCTAAAAGGCTGGCAGGCCAGTTGTAG
- a CDS encoding RidA family protein → MTELEYPQVQGVAPGNGYSHVVTGTGQWVAVSGQVALDADGAFVGIGDPGAQAEQVFANLERCLATVGATFGNVVKLTFFVTDIGYLPAIRVVRDKYIPGTKPASTAVQVAALFSPDALLEIEAYAII, encoded by the coding sequence GTGACTGAACTGGAGTATCCGCAGGTCCAGGGCGTTGCCCCCGGCAACGGCTACAGCCACGTGGTGACCGGAACCGGCCAGTGGGTGGCCGTGTCCGGGCAGGTGGCGCTGGACGCGGACGGGGCGTTCGTCGGGATCGGCGACCCGGGCGCACAGGCCGAGCAGGTGTTCGCGAACCTCGAACGCTGCCTGGCGACGGTCGGCGCGACGTTCGGGAACGTGGTGAAGCTGACGTTCTTCGTCACCGACATCGGCTACCTGCCGGCGATCCGCGTCGTCCGCGACAAGTACATCCCCGGCACCAAGCCCGCGAGTACGGCGGTCCAGGTCGCGGCCTTGTTCAGCCCGGACGCCCTGCTGGAGATCGAGGCGTACGCGATCATCTGA
- a CDS encoding SAM-dependent methyltransferase: MTDQPKYDGGLVAYGIDTASPSVARVYDYFLGGKDNYEADRELYRQIMKVAPEAPEWARANRRWLKEVITWLAEERGVRRFIDAGSGLPTAENTHQIAQGVNVESLVVYVDNDPSVVAHGRALLLDNDRTQFVAADLTKPDEVLAEQPIADLLSAGEPVALVMALMLHHIADYDETLAVARQYVEALPPGSFLAITHACNPGDGGAVDELVTELQEKVKHAFPTLAFRSVEQISSLFGEMEILEPGVVRLVDWHVPGGRLDEEPEPDVRDAIYGGVAEKR; this comes from the coding sequence GTGACCGATCAGCCGAAATACGACGGCGGGCTGGTCGCGTACGGCATCGATACGGCGAGTCCCAGCGTCGCCCGGGTCTATGACTACTTCCTCGGCGGCAAGGACAACTACGAGGCCGACCGGGAGCTGTACCGGCAGATCATGAAGGTCGCGCCGGAGGCCCCGGAGTGGGCGCGGGCGAACCGTCGCTGGCTCAAGGAGGTCATCACCTGGCTGGCCGAGGAGCGCGGCGTACGGCGCTTCATCGACGCCGGCTCCGGGCTGCCGACCGCCGAGAACACCCACCAGATCGCCCAGGGTGTGAACGTGGAGTCCCTGGTGGTGTACGTCGACAACGACCCGTCGGTGGTCGCCCACGGGCGGGCGCTGCTGCTCGACAACGACCGGACCCAGTTCGTCGCGGCGGACCTGACCAAGCCGGACGAAGTGCTGGCCGAGCAGCCGATCGCGGACCTGCTGTCCGCCGGTGAGCCGGTCGCGCTGGTGATGGCGCTGATGCTGCACCACATCGCGGACTACGACGAGACGCTGGCGGTCGCCCGGCAGTACGTCGAGGCGCTGCCGCCGGGGTCGTTCCTGGCGATCACGCACGCGTGCAACCCGGGCGACGGCGGCGCGGTCGACGAGCTGGTGACCGAGCTGCAGGAGAAGGTCAAGCACGCGTTCCCGACGCTCGCGTTCCGGTCGGTGGAGCAGATCTCGTCGCTGTTCGGCGAGATGGAGATTCTCGAGCCGGGCGTCGTCCGGCTGGTCGACTGGCACGTGCCGGGCGGTCGCCTCGACGAGGAGCCGGAGCCGGACGTCCGCGACGCCATTTACGGCGGAGTCGCCGAGAAGCGCTAG
- a CDS encoding thiazole synthase, giving the protein MDDPLELGGRTYTSRLIMGTGGAANLEVLEEALIASGTQLTTVAMRRLGTGHEGSVLDVLKKHGIDVLPNTAGCHTAAEAVLTAKLAREALETDLIKVEVVADDHLLLPDPIELLDAVDALVADGFTVLPYTNDDPILARRLEQAGCAAVMPLAAPIGSALGIRNPHNLALIAEAANVPVIVDAGIGTASDAALAMELGCDAVMLATPVTRAEKPALMAAAMRDAVSAGRNARLAGRVPRRWQSALASSPTTGLPAF; this is encoded by the coding sequence ATGGACGATCCACTCGAGCTCGGCGGGCGGACGTACACCTCCCGGCTGATCATGGGCACCGGCGGTGCCGCCAACCTGGAGGTGCTGGAGGAGGCATTGATTGCCTCCGGCACCCAACTCACCACGGTCGCGATGCGTCGGCTCGGCACCGGCCACGAGGGATCGGTGCTCGACGTACTGAAGAAGCACGGCATCGACGTACTGCCGAACACGGCCGGCTGTCACACCGCCGCCGAGGCCGTCCTGACCGCGAAACTCGCCCGCGAGGCGCTGGAGACCGACCTGATCAAGGTCGAGGTGGTCGCCGACGACCACCTGCTGCTGCCGGACCCGATCGAGCTGCTGGATGCCGTCGACGCCTTGGTGGCGGACGGTTTCACGGTCCTCCCGTACACCAACGACGACCCGATCCTGGCCCGCCGGCTGGAGCAGGCGGGGTGTGCGGCCGTGATGCCGTTGGCCGCACCCATCGGTTCCGCGCTCGGCATTCGGAACCCGCACAACCTCGCGCTGATCGCCGAGGCCGCGAACGTCCCGGTGATCGTGGACGCCGGGATCGGTACGGCGAGCGACGCCGCGCTGGCGATGGAGCTCGGCTGCGACGCGGTGATGCTGGCGACCCCGGTGACCCGCGCCGAGAAGCCTGCCCTGATGGCCGCCGCGATGCGCGACGCGGTCTCCGCCGGCCGGAACGCCCGCCTGGCCGGCCGCGTCCCGCGCCGCTGGCAGTCCGCGCTCGCCTCGTCGCCTACAACTGGCCTGCCAGCCTTTTAG
- a CDS encoding FAD-binding oxidoreductase: MTEMLRSGDAGYDEARTVWNAMIDRRPAVVARCSSTAEVAEAVRYGRAHKLEIAVRCGGHNIAGLAVPDGGLMIDLTPMNAVRVDPEAKRAWVQGGALLGELDRAAQEYGLATTAGNVSHTGVGGLTLGGGMGWLARRFGLSCDNVLSYEVVTADGTVVRASADENAELFWGLRGGGGNFGIVTSFEFQLHEIGTRALIVEFTYPTAAGFDVLRGWRELNATAPREATFTAGISADSVTVGYVWVGEGGDELLPAFRALGPVTDELVEETTYLKLQTRDDNVQGHRFRRYWKGHYFKSLPDDAIRALVDNPGVGASLQAYGGAIAEVPDADAAFSHRDTLFEFVTATRWEDPEDDEARIGMLREYAATLAPYASGAYVNTLNDDPIQRAFPPATLERLVALKTAYDPENVFHLNQNIRPARGMMVV, translated from the coding sequence ATGACCGAGATGCTGCGTAGCGGGGACGCCGGGTACGACGAGGCGCGGACCGTGTGGAACGCGATGATCGACCGGCGGCCGGCCGTCGTCGCCCGCTGCTCGAGCACCGCCGAGGTGGCGGAGGCGGTCCGGTACGGCCGGGCGCACAAACTGGAGATCGCGGTCCGCTGCGGCGGGCACAACATCGCCGGGCTCGCGGTCCCGGACGGTGGGCTGATGATCGACCTGACGCCGATGAACGCGGTCCGGGTGGACCCAGAGGCGAAGCGGGCGTGGGTGCAGGGCGGGGCGCTGCTGGGCGAGCTGGACCGGGCGGCGCAGGAGTACGGGCTGGCGACGACCGCGGGCAACGTCTCGCACACCGGGGTCGGCGGGCTGACGCTCGGCGGCGGGATGGGCTGGCTGGCGCGGCGGTTCGGGCTGAGCTGCGACAACGTGCTCTCCTACGAGGTCGTGACCGCGGACGGCACCGTCGTACGGGCGAGCGCGGACGAGAACGCCGAGCTGTTCTGGGGTCTGCGGGGCGGCGGCGGGAACTTCGGGATCGTGACGTCGTTCGAGTTCCAGCTGCACGAGATCGGGACGCGGGCGCTGATCGTCGAGTTCACGTACCCGACGGCGGCCGGTTTCGACGTACTGCGGGGATGGCGGGAGCTGAACGCCACCGCGCCGCGGGAGGCGACGTTCACCGCGGGCATCTCGGCCGACTCCGTGACGGTGGGGTACGTGTGGGTCGGCGAGGGCGGCGACGAGCTGCTGCCGGCGTTCCGGGCGCTCGGGCCGGTGACGGACGAGCTGGTCGAGGAGACGACGTACCTGAAGCTGCAGACGCGGGACGACAACGTGCAGGGGCACCGGTTCCGCCGGTACTGGAAGGGGCATTACTTCAAGTCGCTGCCCGACGACGCGATCCGGGCGCTGGTGGACAACCCGGGCGTCGGGGCGAGCCTGCAGGCGTACGGCGGGGCGATCGCCGAGGTACCGGACGCCGACGCGGCGTTCAGCCACCGGGACACGCTGTTCGAGTTCGTCACGGCGACCCGCTGGGAGGACCCGGAGGATGACGAGGCCCGGATCGGGATGCTGCGCGAGTACGCCGCGACGCTGGCGCCGTACGCGAGCGGGGCGTACGTGAACACGCTGAACGACGACCCGATCCAGCGGGCCTTCCCGCCCGCGACGCTGGAGCGGCTGGTCGCGCTCAAGACGGCGTACGACCCGGAGAACGTGTTCCACCTGAACCAGAACATCCGTCCGGCGCGCGGCATGATGGTGGTGTGA